One Apodemus sylvaticus chromosome 14, mApoSyl1.1, whole genome shotgun sequence DNA window includes the following coding sequences:
- the Trim27 gene encoding zinc finger protein RFP translates to MASGSVAECLQQETTCPVCLQYFVEPMMLDCGHNICCACLARCWGAAETNVSCPQCRETFPQRHMRPNRHLANVTQLVKQLRTERPSGPGGEMGVCEKHREPLKLYCEQDQMPICVVCDRSREHRGHSVLPLEEAVEGFKEQIQNRLDHLRRVKDLKKRRRAQGEQARAELLSLTQMEREKIVWEFEQLYHSLKEHEYRLLARLEELDLAIYNSINGAITQFSCNISHLSGLIAQLEEKQQQPTRELLQDIGDTLSRAERIRIPEPWITPPDLQEKIHIFAQKCLFLTESLKQFTEKMQSDMEKIQELREAQLYSVDVTLDPDTAYPSLILSDNLRQVRYSYLQQDLPDNPERFNLFPCVLGSPCFIAGRHYWEVEVGDKAKWTIGVCEDSVCRKGGVTSAPQNGFWAVSLWYGKEYWALTSPMTALPLRTPLQRVGIFLDYDAGEVSFYNVTERCHTFTFSHATFCGPVRPYFSLSYSGGKSAAPLIICPMSGIDGFSGHVGNHGHSMETSP, encoded by the exons ATGGCCTCCGGGAGCGTGGCCGAGTGCCTGCAGCAGGAGACCACCTGCCCCGTGTGTCTTCAGTACTTCGTGGAGCCCATGATGCTCGACTGCGGCCACAACATCTGTTGCGCGTGCCTCGCCCGCTGCTGGGGTGCCGCGGAGACTAACGTGTCGTGTCCGCAGTGTCGGGAGACCTTCCCGCAGCGCCACATGCGGCCCAACCGGCACCTGGCCAACGTGACCCAGCTGGTGAAGCAGCTGCGCACCGAGCGGCCGTCGGGGCCCGGCGGCGAGATGGGCGTGTGCGAGAAGCACCGCGAGCCCCTGAAGCTGTACTGCGAGCAGGACCAGATGCCCATCTGCGTGGTGTGCGACCGCTCGCGCGAGCACCGCGGCCACAGCGTACTCCCGCTGGAGGAGGCGGTGGAGGGCTTCAAG GAGCAAATCCAGAATCGGCTGGACCACCTAAGAAGAGTGAAAGACTTGAAGAAGAGACGGCGGGCACAGGGGGAGCAGGCTCGAGCTGAGCTCTTG AGCCTGACCcagatggagagggagaagatTGTTTGGGAGTTTGAGCAGCTGTATCACTCCTTGAAGGAGCATGAGTACCGCCTGTTGGCTCGTCTTGAGGAGCTGGACCTGGCCATCTACAACAGCATCAACGGTGCCATCACCCAGTTCTCCTGCAACATCTCCCACCTCAGCGGCCTGATTGCCCAGctggaggagaagcagcagcagcccaCGAGGGAGCTCTTGCAG GACATTGGAGACACACTGAGCAG ggcTGAAAGAATCAGGATCCCTGAGCCCTGGATTACACCTCCAGATCTGCAAGAGAAAATCCATATTTTTGCCCAGAAATGTCTGTTTTTGACAGAAAGTCTAAAACAGTTCACAG aaaaaatGCAGTCAGACATGGAGAAGATCCAAG AGTTGAGAGAGGCTCAGTTATACTCAG TTGATGTGACCCTGGACCCAGACACCGCCTACCCCAGCCTGATTCTATCCGATAATCTTCGGCAAGTACGGTACAGTTACCTCCAGCAGGATCTTCCAGACAACCCTGAGCGGTTCAATCTGTTTCCCTGTGTCTTGGGCTCTCCGTGTTTCATTGCTGGAAGACATTACTGGGAGGTAGAAGTGGGAGATAAAGCCAAGTGGACCATAGGCGTCTGTGAAGACTCGGTGTGCAGAAAAGGTGGGGTGACCTCAGCCCCCCAGAATGGATTCTGGGCAGTGTCGTTGTGGTATGGGAAAGAATATTGGGCGCTTACATCCCCAATGACTGCACTCCCCCTGCGGACCCCTCTCCAGAGGGTAGGGATTTTCTTGGACTATGATGCTGGCGAGGTTTCCTTCTACAATGTGACAGAGAGATGCCATACCTTTACCTTCTCTCACGCTACCTTCTGTGGGCCAGTCCGGCCCTACTTCAGCCTCAGTTACTCGGGAGGGAAGAGCGCAGCTCCTTTGATCATCTGCCCCATGAGTGGGATTGATGGGTTTTCTGGCCATGTGGGGAATCATGGTCATTCCATGGAGACCTCTCCCTGA